The DNA region ACACGTAGACGGTGTCGTCAGGGCCAATGGTCAGCCCGTTCGCGAAGGTCATCAGCGTATATTGATCAGCCGATGACAGGTTCGGGAAATAACCGGTCTCTTGCATGAGATTGTAGATTTCCTCTGGTACGAACGTGCCGGTGGCGAAAATGTCGACAGAATTCAGACGCGTGTGCGCATTAGGCGGGGCCACGCTGGTGTCCACGCAACTGGTGCCGCCATAGGCTATACCGAGCAGCGCCTGGCCGCCGTATCGGGTGGTATTGTCCTGACAACCCGAGCCGATACCGCGAAGGAAAATGGCTCGGCTTGCGCTGAGGTCAACGCCAATGTTGTTGGCTGCCGAAGAAGTCGGCACGTCCCAATCAATCGCCTCGCCTATGGCCACGTTGGTATGAGTGGCACCGTCCCACGAGTATACTTTCAGCCGCTGGATGACAAAGTTACAGGTATCGAACTCCTGCGGTGCGAAGTAGGCCTTCTCGATAGCTATTGCTGCGTCATTCGTAACGAACGTGCCGCTGTTGAAATACTCTGCATCACCAGTGTATACAGTCGGCTGCATCGGATTGCCGTTCGACGGCCGCAGGAAGCGGTTGTTCCCGTGCAGGTAGAAATCGAGCAAGTACTCGCTGCCGGTGAATCGGCCTATCACCGGCGTGCCGTCATAGGCATAGACCGACGCGCAGTCACCCTGGAACCAATAGTCTAGAGTTACCCCGGCTGTTCCCTGGCGGGCGAAATTCCCCTGGTCACTAACCACAAGCGCCACGCACGGAGAGTAAACCGAATCGAATACCGGAGGCATGGGTATTGCCTCGCAGGCATCACCTACTCCATCCAAATCCGTGTCCGTCTGAGTCGGATTGTACACCGTGGGGCAATTATCCAGGGCACAGGTGGTCGCCGGATATCCGTCGTTGCCGAATCCGTCGCCGTCGGGGTCGACACAGTTGTCACAAATATCACCAATACCGTCGTTGTCCAGGTCGGCCTGGTTTGCATTCGGGACACTGGGGCAGTTATCACATAGGTTGCCGACACCGTCGCCGTCGCTGTCGGTGGCATCAGGGCATGGAACAACCGTCGAAAACATCGATCGGCCATGCGTACCGGCGACCAGTTTGCGCGTTTTGGCATCCATTACCAGGTCGATCACCGCCGTGATCGGCATACCCGTCCCCAGCGGAGCCCACGAGGCACCGAGATCTTCAGTGACGTACACACCGACGTCGCTGGCTACGTACAAGGTTTGATCCTCGTGAGGATCGAGGATGACATCGTTTAGCGGAGCATCGGGCAGGTTACTGCTGATATCGGTCCAGGTTGCGCCGTAGTTGGTAGTGCGATAGATGTGCGGAAGCTTGGACCCTTCGGCGACATACCCTGATATTGTAATGTAGCAGATTCCGGCGTCGGTGGGGTCCACGGTTAGCCGCGTTATCCACCGATCGGGTAGAGTTCCTCCGATATCGGTCCAACTGCCGCCACCGTTGATGGTGACAAACACTTCTCCACTCCGCGCACCCGCATACACAACATCCGGATCGCTTTTGGCCGAGGCGATAGCTGTTATATAGCGGCTTCCGGCCGTGAGGTCGGGACTGATGGGTGTCCAGTTCGCTGCACCATCGACCGTGCGATAAACCAGTTCTGTTCCGTAATAAAGAACCTGCGGATTGCTCTGGTCCATGTCGATTGGAGTGTTCCACCCGTGGGTTTCGGTTCCGCCCGGATCGATGCCGTTCTGCGCCCAGAAGAAACTAAATCCGCCGTCGGTCGACTTGAACAGATTTCCAAACTGCGACTCCGCGAATACGATATTGGAGTTCGTGTAGTCCACCAGGCAGTAGAAGCCGTCACCACCCAATATACGCTCCCAGTCACCCAGGTTACCTGTCAGCGTGCGCATCGTGCCGTTGTCCTGCGTGCCGCCGTAGATTTGCTCCGGGTTGTTGAAATCCATGGTGATGGCGTAGAACTGGGTATTGTCCATGTTGTAGTATGTGGTCCAACTGGAGGCTCCATCGTTGGAGTAGTTGACACCACCGTCACAGCCGTCGTAGAGGACATCGGGGTCCGAAGGTGAGATGTACAGAGCGTGATGGTCTACGTGCGTGGTGCCGGTCACATCGAACCAGCTTGCACCAAAGTCCGTGCTCTTCCAGAGCGTGACACCAAGCGAGTAAACGATGTTGGGATTGCCCGGCGCCACCCTAACCTGACCAAAATACCAGCCGAAGCCGCCGTAAGTCCCCGCGATATCACCGTCATTAACCTGCGTCCAGTTGACGCCGAGGTCGCTGCTTCGATAGAGACCATACAAATTGTAATTGCTGCCGATTATCAGCGCGTAACAGTAATTCGAACTCGGATCGATTGTCACCCCGATACGGCTGAAGTCATTGGGAGCAGGCAAGCCGCCGGTGCCGGAAATCATCGTAAATGTCCCAGGATCGCCCTGGGCGGTGGAGCGGTAGATGGCGCTGGTGGGGCCGAACCCGAAAGGCCAAGTGGCTGCCAGCACCGTCCCGGTCGACGGGTGAAATGCTACATCGACACAGCCGGTGGAATTATCGACAAAAAGCACCTGCGTCCAGTTCGTACCGCCGTCCTCAGTTCGATACAACCCCCGATCAGGCCCGGCGCCGGCAAAGCGCGCACCCTGCACCGCAACAAAGACACGGTCGGAGTTGGTCGGATCGATTACTATCTTGCCTATTCTGGCTGTCGCCAGGGGAAGGACATTGGTCCAGGTGGAACCGCCGTTGACACTCTTGTAAACGCCGTCGGCTTCATAGGAATCAATCGAGTTCGATGGTTCCCCCGGCCCGACCCACACAACTTGAGGATTATTCGGGTCGACTGCGACCGCCCCGATGGAGTACGTGCCGTCCTCACCGAAAACGATATCCCAGGTCGCACCGAGATCGGTCGTTTTGTACACCCCCCCGGACGCGGAGCCGGCATAGAAGATATTAGGATCGGTCGGATCCACGTCCAGGGAGCTTATTCGGCCGGGGATGTTGGTCGGACCAGCGGTGGCCCAGACCACGGCATCCGCGCCCAGCGCGGCCTCCTGACGCCGTGCCAGGTACTTGGCCTCAGCCACAGCCTCGCGGTATTGTAGCTGGGGAATGCTGTCGTAAGGAAATGCGCGCTGTTCGAAGAAGTAATCCGACGGCTGCCTTTTGAGCCTCGGGGGCTTGTTAAAACGCTTGTGACGATAGTACTCGGCCTCCGAGGGATCCAGATCCCAGGGGGCCTTTTCGGTTATCGGCAGCATAAAGACAGCGGCCAGCGCGCCGGCGGCCACTACCAGAACCGGTCCGAACAGCTTTCTCATGGACTCACCTCAAGCTTTAATGAAAGTCCGGGGAGCCTGGACTTAACTTTAGTACGTAACCCGGGGTAGTTAAAGTTGGTCAGAAACGTGTGATGAAAGCGACCCGGTGTTTCTCAGCTACTATAACAAAATGGGCCGGCTTGGTCAAGCGAAACCCGCATGCTCCCGGATCGAGCTTCCGCCGGCGCGTACTGACACCAGCCGTGCTTCCGTGGCGAGCAGACTAAGACGCGGATCGCTTTGCGATAATCTCGACTCGACAAGCGTGCGGGCTACACGTCCGGTGCTTCCTGTTTCCTGACCCAGCGCGAGTAAAGCAGCATCCCTAAAGCTGAGGCAATGCCGATCGCAGCGAACTGGTACCATAGTTTGTATGGGTCGTAGACGTTCCACAACAGGTCGGTGACTTCCTGGGCGGACTTACCCGTGATCTCCATTAACTTATTGACCGCGTCGGTACGTTCGACACCGGTGATCCCGAATTGCGTCTGCAGATAATCTATGGCCAGGTTGGCTTTATCGCCGAGATTATCGTACACGTGGCCCGCGAACAGAGATCCAAACGCCCAGCCGATTCCGTTGGGAATGTTGGCGTACCCCATGTAAAGGCCCTTTTTGCCTTCGGGGGCAATCACCCCGAGGTATTCATTCATCTTGGGCGACGCCAGCATCTCGCCTACCGAGAAGAATAGGATGCCGAAGAGACAGAAGTAGCCCGACGTCGTAAACCCGGCCAGAACCAGGCCGATCGATGAAACGGCGATCCCCATCAGTATCGATGTCACCCGGCGCATGCGCGAAACCAGATACGACACCAATACGACCGCGAGCACGATCAGTCCCGAATTGATGTTGATCATCCACTCCTGGGAGATCTGCGGCGAGCGCGGCGAGTTCTGCTGCAGCATCCAGTCCGGCAAGCCAAGGTCGTGCACGACGCGACTGCTGTTGACCCAGTCGACGATAAAGTTGGGGAGCATGTCGAACAACTGCATGAACATGAGCCAGAAGCCGGACATGATGAGAATGAACACCAGCAATTTCAGGTTGAAGATGTTCTTCAGCGTGATCCAGAACACGTGAAACGGGTCGCCCTTCTGCACTCCGCCGGCCGGCGGATCCTTGTATGTGAAAAGCATCAGCAGATTTAGCGAGACTATCCCGGCGCACCCATAGAAAACCGCCGGCCAGGATATCCCGTATAGAAAGTGTGCCAGCGGCGGGCCGAGAAAACCGCCTATGTTTACGACCATGTAAAACGTCCCCCAACCGACCGATGAATTCTGCTTGGTCAGCGACTGGCACATGGTGCCCTGCACGCCGGGTTTGAAAATCGCCGTGCCGAGGGCGAGCACGCAGCAGCCGATCAGGAACGGCCAGAATTCGCGCTGGGTCGCCATCAGGATGTAACCGAGGACTTTGATGAAGATCGACGTGGCAATGGTTTTCTTGTAGCCGTACCGATCGGCGAAGCCACCGGACAGAAAGGGCGTCAACGACTGAAACACCGCCCACCAGAAGAAGATGATGCCCTTCTCGGTCTGCGTGAAGTGAAGGCCGTTGATCTCATCGGCCTGGGCGATGTAGATGGGAATGACGACCCGCACCCCGTAGTAGGCGAGTCGTTCGAACATCTCCATGATGTTGACCATCCAAAACGGGCGGCTCATCGACGCAAGTTGGCCGAAAAGTCCATGGGGAGCGGCGGATTCGGCGGAAGGTGTGGACATGCGTAATCCTGATGTTTAGGGGTTAGTGCATTGGTGGAAGTAACAGCGCACGGGCGAATAAGTCAACAACGGCCACTTTCGGTCAGAGTGAAGGTCCGAACATAACGAGAAATGCACCCGTCACGCCAAGTACGATGGCTATCAAACGGACTGCTGTGATCTGCTCCCTCAGTATGAACGCGGCAAAAACAAACACGAAGATATTACTCGTCTGGTTTAGCGCCGCCGCGGTTGCGGCCTGCGTGTACTTCATACCAGCCAGCCATAGGACCATGGACAAGTACGCTCCAAGAAACGAACCGAGCACAGTGTACACCCAGCGCTGCGGCGCATGGATTGAAACGAGTATGTTTTTTCGCGAGGGATGCAGCGCCAGCACCAGAGCCAGGACAATCAGGCCGCCGATCAGGCGGATCTCCGTGGACCACATCAACGGAGATCGGCTAAGCAGCGGCTTTATGAGCACGATCCCAACCGCCATGGTGAACATGGCCAGCGCACCCAGCAGCACGCCGACCAGAAGATGGCGGCGATCCCTGGTGACTTCGTGCCGCTCGATCATTATTGAAAGCACGGCGGAGACGATCACCACCAGCCCGGCCACCTGCCAGCCGCCCAGAGTCTCGCCCAGAAAGGGAATGGAAAGTGCGATGATCGATGGACTGTAAAGACAATCAACAATCGCCGAGCGTCCC from Candidatus Zixiibacteriota bacterium includes:
- a CDS encoding thrombospondin type 3 repeat-containing protein, with the translated sequence MRKLFGPVLVVAAGALAAVFMLPITEKAPWDLDPSEAEYYRHKRFNKPPRLKRQPSDYFFEQRAFPYDSIPQLQYREAVAEAKYLARRQEAALGADAVVWATAGPTNIPGRISSLDVDPTDPNIFYAGSASGGVYKTTDLGATWDIVFGEDGTYSIGAVAVDPNNPQVVWVGPGEPSNSIDSYEADGVYKSVNGGSTWTNVLPLATARIGKIVIDPTNSDRVFVAVQGARFAGAGPDRGLYRTEDGGTNWTQVLFVDNSTGCVDVAFHPSTGTVLAATWPFGFGPTSAIYRSTAQGDPGTFTMISGTGGLPAPNDFSRIGVTIDPSSNYCYALIIGSNYNLYGLYRSSDLGVNWTQVNDGDIAGTYGGFGWYFGQVRVAPGNPNIVYSLGVTLWKSTDFGASWFDVTGTTHVDHHALYISPSDPDVLYDGCDGGVNYSNDGASSWTTYYNMDNTQFYAITMDFNNPEQIYGGTQDNGTMRTLTGNLGDWERILGGDGFYCLVDYTNSNIVFAESQFGNLFKSTDGGFSFFWAQNGIDPGGTETHGWNTPIDMDQSNPQVLYYGTELVYRTVDGAANWTPISPDLTAGSRYITAIASAKSDPDVVYAGARSGEVFVTINGGGSWTDIGGTLPDRWITRLTVDPTDAGICYITISGYVAEGSKLPHIYRTTNYGATWTDISSNLPDAPLNDVILDPHEDQTLYVASDVGVYVTEDLGASWAPLGTGMPITAVIDLVMDAKTRKLVAGTHGRSMFSTVVPCPDATDSDGDGVGNLCDNCPSVPNANQADLDNDGIGDICDNCVDPDGDGFGNDGYPATTCALDNCPTVYNPTQTDTDLDGVGDACEAIPMPPVFDSVYSPCVALVVSDQGNFARQGTAGVTLDYWFQGDCASVYAYDGTPVIGRFTGSEYLLDFYLHGNNRFLRPSNGNPMQPTVYTGDAEYFNSGTFVTNDAAIAIEKAYFAPQEFDTCNFVIQRLKVYSWDGATHTNVAIGEAIDWDVPTSSAANNIGVDLSASRAIFLRGIGSGCQDNTTRYGGQALLGIAYGGTSCVDTSVAPPNAHTRLNSVDIFATGTFVPEEIYNLMQETGYFPNLSSADQYTLMTFANGLTIGPDDTVYVFSALVSLLSGTTGDLAVSIDKARAWMLGHLRPACTPPVSCCVGRVGDANNSGEDEPTIGDVTTMIDAKFITGTCSGVITCIAEADINQSGGAGATCEDITIGDVTILIDYLFITGPSVVLPDCL
- a CDS encoding MFS transporter, translated to MSTPSAESAAPHGLFGQLASMSRPFWMVNIMEMFERLAYYGVRVVIPIYIAQADEINGLHFTQTEKGIIFFWWAVFQSLTPFLSGGFADRYGYKKTIATSIFIKVLGYILMATQREFWPFLIGCCVLALGTAIFKPGVQGTMCQSLTKQNSSVGWGTFYMVVNIGGFLGPPLAHFLYGISWPAVFYGCAGIVSLNLLMLFTYKDPPAGGVQKGDPFHVFWITLKNIFNLKLLVFILIMSGFWLMFMQLFDMLPNFIVDWVNSSRVVHDLGLPDWMLQQNSPRSPQISQEWMININSGLIVLAVVLVSYLVSRMRRVTSILMGIAVSSIGLVLAGFTTSGYFCLFGILFFSVGEMLASPKMNEYLGVIAPEGKKGLYMGYANIPNGIGWAFGSLFAGHVYDNLGDKANLAIDYLQTQFGITGVERTDAVNKLMEITGKSAQEVTDLLWNVYDPYKLWYQFAAIGIASALGMLLYSRWVRKQEAPDV
- a CDS encoding DMT family transporter; translation: MGESFALLAAVVWALAVVCFKKSGEAVHPVGLNVFKNILAVLLFVPTAWLFGEVLLRPAPTTDYLMLLLSGALGIGISDTLFFISLNMLGAGRSAIVDCLYSPSIIALSIPFLGETLGGWQVAGLVVIVSAVLSIMIERHEVTRDRRHLLVGVLLGALAMFTMAVGIVLIKPLLSRSPLMWSTEIRLIGGLIVLALVLALHPSRKNILVSIHAPQRWVYTVLGSFLGAYLSMVLWLAGMKYTQAATAAALNQTSNIFVFVFAAFILREQITAVRLIAIVLGVTGAFLVMFGPSL